In the genome of candidate division KSB1 bacterium, the window GCCTGACCGCTGGCCTCATCAACCAGCTCTACCTGCACGGCCGGTGTACCGCTTGTCCAGTCAACCAGAGCCTCAAGTCCCTTGGCAGAGAGCTCCTGTTCCCACACCAGGCTGTCCACCTCGTGGGGCAAAACCAGCGGCTGGGTGGCAAGGTAGGCAAACACCTCCGGCACCGTCTCTTCCTCCCGAGCCCCTGCGCAGGAAACCAGCTCCAATGGGATACAGTCCCCCTTCCTGCTCCTGGCCTCCATCTCGCCGTACTGCAGCCAGGCCAGGAGGTCACCTTCCTTGTCACTGAGCAGCACCGCGCGGTGGTGGCGCAGCGGGCAGGCGAACACACGCACCTCGTCGTCTGCGTCGCCCGAAGCCAACAGAGCCTTGGCCTGTCCCCCGGGGGGAGGGAGGCTGCCGCTGAGGTAGATCCTGTACGGAGCTGCATTGCCGCCGGTGAACACAAATCTGGCCGAGTCCGTGCGGCCAGCCGAGAGGTTCGGGTGCTGCAAGTAAGTATCCGTCCATGCCTCCACCGACCACGACAGGCCGTTGGCCGTAAGCGCGCGGTAGACTGCTCCCCCTTCGTCATGCCAGACAATGGCGCGCCTTTCCTGGCTCAGCCCGGTAATGCAGGGTCGGTGGTAGCGCGTGCTGGTGGAGGCGGGCTCAAAGTACACATAAGGCTCCCAGCTGGTGGTCTTGCGCCGGTGCACAATCACGTACTTGTTGTTGGACTTCTTCTTGGCCTCCCAGGCCACATTCTGGCCAGAGTCGCTGTCCACCTCGACGGTGGAGCACGTGTTCCCCGTACAGCCGCTCGTGGAGGAGACATTCTCCGGGCTGCCCCAGGCGGTGGTGTAGCTGTTCAGGTACACCTGCGCGCCGTCGTCGTAGGTGAGGTAAACCGTGGCGGCTGGCGTGGTCGGCCCCATGGAGAGGCTGGGATTCTGGTGCGCAGAGCCGGTGGAGGGGATCCTGCCGGCGGCGCTCCATTGACTCGCCTCTCCGTCCCCATCGTTCGTCACGTAGCGAATGCCAGAGCTGTTCTTGGCACAGACTAACAGCCGATACCCACCGCCAGGTTTGGCCTTGTAGGTCACCACCGGCAGGGGGTCGGTTGTGCTCGTTAGGTTGGAAAGGTTGGTAATGGCGGCGGTGGACCAGCCGGATCCTAAGTTTCTGGCAAAATAGGTATCGTACTTGCCAGTGGTTGCCTTATACCGCTGCCAGACCACAAACTGCTTCGTGCTGGTGCCGGTGATGGAGGGGTAGTGATTGTTTCCGGTGCGGGGGCCGAGGCGCTTGTATGCACCCCATGAAGCCCCGCCATCAGTCGACTTCTGGTAATAGATTTCACCCTCGGTGTCGTAAACAAGATGGTAGGCCCCTCCAGAGTCACGGATCAGCTTGCGACCGTTGCTCAAGGCCGTCGCTATCGAGGTGTCGCCGCTCAGGTAGCTAGTCCTGAAATTGACCGTTATGGTATCCCCGTTGCTGGTGTAGTTTTCAACCGCGAAGTGACTCAGGGTGCTATCCCGCAACTTGAGGTTGGCCGGGGAGGAATAGTCAAAGATGACGCTATACGGATAAGGTCCGTCCGGGCGAAATATGTCAGTTGGCAAACTGGATGGGTCATTTATTGGAGTGTTATCCGCCTCGATAAGATCCACGGCCAAGTGGCTCGAAGGGTCGTTCCCGAGGATATCCCAGATCAGCAAACCGCCTTTTACCCCAGTCCCGCCATTGGCACCGGGAAGGTAGCGGTCAAAACCAGAACTGAATTGGCGGTTCTCAACCAAAATGGATTCCGTCCGGCCATCGGATCGAGTAAGACCGATCTTGTAGTAGTTCGGCGTGCCGTTATAAACCAACCTTGCGTTGACCACGTCACCCATTATGGTCTCTATCGAGACCCAATCATCCAGGCTGCGAAACCAGGGGTTAAGTGGCGCAGGACAGGCGCCAAATGAGGAACCATCTGGTCCGTTTTTTTGCCCATCGCCTAACAAACTCCAGCGGTTGGATGACACATGACCAAGGCACCGAAGATGGCTGAACTCATGAGCGTGAACACCAATGTGGGCAAGGGGTGCGTCTTTATATTCCCTATCGTACCCGTACTTCGTGTCGTATTTCCATCTCTCGAAAGCCATGTACCGGTCACCGCCTAGGTCGGCCCAGGCGCCAAGACCGTTACGCCTGTTGCCGGCATAGATGACACAGATTCTCCGCCTGGCATTGGTGGTGACGTTCTTCCCGTCCTCGCGGGCCAGCTCTATGGCGTGATTCGTCAACGGCAGAAATGACTCAGGTTCGCGCCCCAACCCGACATAGTATTCTTTTGTACGTTGCAGGTTATACCACACCGGCGGCTGGTCTACCGCTATCATATCGTTCAAGATTTCGACCACGGGTCGATAGGCGCCCTGGGACATGCTGTAAAAGTAGTCCCGCAGACTCCCAAATACTTTCTCTTTATCGGGTGACTCTCCCAGATAAGAACTGTCCGAAGCCAGTAAGTTGTAGAAGTCTTGCCAGGTGTAGGTCTTGTCAAAAGCCCACATCTTGGCACTGTCTGCCTTCCAAAAGCTATCGTGCTTTACGTCCGTGAATTCCACCAGGATGACCGCCAAAGTGTCTGGCCATTGCTGCCAAGTGGGCGACGACTGGATCGTGTCCTCCCACAACTGGTAGTCGCCCGCTCCGCTCCAATGACTGAAGGCCGCCGATATGGCGCTGAACGGCAAATATGGCCCTCGAAATGAAAGTGCCTTTCCTCATGGTAAGATCCTCCCGGAAAGCTAATGGCTTAAAGCAAACTTGCGTATCTGTGTTCCTACTGCAGTTGACAGCACACAGAAGTAGACTCCATTGCTCACCGGCGTACCATATCGATCCAGTCCGTCCCAGACAATTTCATGCAACCCTTGTGGTTGTTGTTGTTCAACAAGAGCAATTACCTCCCTGCCAGAAACATCATAGATTCGAAGGGAAATCCTCAGGGTCCGCACCAGACGATAGGAGATATGGACATCTTGATGAAAGGGGTTGGGGTAGACGGGGAATAGCCTGAAATCCTGGGGAGTTGATTCCCTTGTGCTGGGTTCCAGAACGTGTGTTACCTCTCCTAACTTCCCTGTCCTGCTGACCTGTTGCATCCAGATGCCGCGCGCCGGAACATTTTCCCCCCAGGCGAAAATGGCACCTCCACTGCCATCGGAAAGAACCACATCTAGGAAACTGAGCCTTTCGCATCTCCGATTCGAATACAACACTTCCCACAGCACCCTTCCTGCAGAATCTACCGCACAGGCATAGTGCTCTCCCTCCCAGTCAGAAGAAAATTGTCCCTTTAGTCCGAAACGATGGAACAGCACGCCATTTTGATCGGTCGGGACCATCACGTTTTGCGGCTGCCTGCTGGAACCCAGCCCGTTGAACCCAGGCACCGTCTTCTTGAACAGTATCCTACCGTCATTACTCATGTGCACTAGCACACTGGAAGTATCATCCCTTTCGAAGGCAAGGAACGCACCACCCGTCTGATCGACCTGTATCCCTATTCGGTTGTTCGGGCCGCAAAGGGAACCGCAACAATCTAGTACCACAGGTCGCTCTCCCCACATCTTATTGCCCTCTCGGTCGATCTTCTGACAACGGATGGTATCGGGCTTCCCAAATGGATTCCAATCCCACCAGAAAAGAATACACTCTCCATTCGCGCCGCCGGCATAGCGGGGGTAAACCCAATCAACCCCCGTGTTGATAGGTCGATCAATGACTACTGCCCCCTGCCTGTTAATGCGAATGAATCTGTCGCTATGCCAATTATCGCCTCTGGTTATAATATATGTGATGAGGCCACCCTCGCCATCAGGGTAAGTCAGAAAGCGCTCTACGCCGTAAATGGAGGGGCAGATCCGTTGTACGACAACACTGTTTTCCCATAAGAGCTGGCCATCTGGACTCACACGGTTTGCATACACAGTGGGCCCGGCAGGGTCGTAGGGATCAAACCACACAGCATAGACGCCGCCCACGCCGTCAGGAACAAGAGGATGAACACATTGCCCCCCCCTCCTTGGTACTATCGAGGGGGTAATCGCGAAGACTCAGCCCTTTGTCACCGAAAAGCAAATTGCCCTGGGCATCCAATCGCTGTATTATCGCCCGCCTGTTATACTTGGGCTCTGGCGGTTCCAGATAGCGTCCCACGATGTACATGGCATCAAAGCCAATATAGGCACCGCCTGCCCCATCAGAGACCACCACCGGGTTCCACTGTTCATCTCCTGCAGTGGACACCTTGATACCCCGCAGAGAACGATCCCACAAGATATTCCCATGTCTGTCCACCCGCTGGGCACGAAGGACAGGCTTCACGGTATAGGTCTCACTAACCACAATTGCGCCGCCAGCACCGTCGGATACAATATGTGGGCTCATGCAGTGACTACTC includes:
- a CDS encoding T9SS type A sorting domain-containing protein, with protein sequence MSNDGRILFKKTVPGFNGLGSSRQPQNVMVPTDQNGVLFHRFGLKGQFSSDWEGEHYACAVDSAGRVLWEVLYSNRRCERLSFLDVVLSDGSGGAIFAWGENVPARGIWMQQVSRTGKLGEVTHVLEPSTRESTPQDFRLFPVYPNPFHQDVHISYRLVRTLRISLRIYDVSGREVIALVEQQQPQGLHEIVWDGLDRYGTPVSNGVYFCVLSTAVGTQIRKFALSH